In Bacillota bacterium, one DNA window encodes the following:
- a CDS encoding DUF294 nucleotidyltransferase-like domain-containing protein, translated as MDYYKLLKDTPPFSALPDERIRECVPHLTTKDYLKGTYIFRQGEPHQEHLFFLLSGLVEILLVGDHGEERAVGLLKPGDFFGECLLFTDSYPTTSRTVEDSRCLLIPEVCFEDLKSDPDFVGFFSHALAERMRYVYQEVAREQNWPPPWEPQHYRRRLYEIMSSPVVTCLEEHRVTELAQLFAEREISAVVILDRGGIPRGMLTAKDLVRRVLAAADFEHQARRPAAVLMNEKLVLLPPEAHIYEALLAMMRNNVRHVLVESQGMLLGIVTMGDLVRAQHLDVLRTVDAVERAPSIEGIAARMPDIDRVVGDMVSGDASSEEICTLVTEFYDRVTCQLIRMVEEQMFAEGKGRPPTSYCWLTMGSGGRREQVLRTDQDNALIYDDPQPGEEEKTAAYFLELAGRVVSGLEQCGFRPCPGQVMAGNPDWCKPMRDWFPTLKKWTLDLNPQMLRLMSIFLDFRPVYGQFAMAHSLRRYFFQRLEKAPVVLHFMARDALSRKVPLNPLRQVITERSGPHKDQLDLKRAVLIHVVDAVRLFALRDGLLETSTVGRLRQLVDKEVLPKDDAEAFQVAYDSILMLRLRLNLRRMAEGKKPSNYVSPRKLTRRELAMVKDAMMAVSRLQKFTGVTFRVEGY; from the coding sequence ATGGATTACTACAAATTGTTGAAGGACACCCCGCCGTTTTCGGCTCTTCCGGATGAACGGATACGGGAATGCGTTCCCCACCTGACGACCAAGGACTACCTCAAAGGAACCTACATCTTCCGGCAGGGGGAGCCCCATCAGGAGCACTTGTTTTTCCTGTTGTCCGGCCTGGTGGAAATCCTTCTGGTCGGGGACCACGGCGAGGAGCGGGCGGTGGGCCTCTTGAAGCCGGGCGATTTCTTCGGGGAGTGTCTCTTGTTTACCGACTCCTACCCAACCACCTCGCGGACGGTGGAGGATAGCCGTTGCCTGCTTATCCCGGAGGTCTGCTTCGAAGACCTGAAGTCGGATCCGGATTTCGTCGGCTTTTTTAGTCACGCGCTGGCGGAACGGATGCGGTACGTGTACCAAGAGGTGGCCCGGGAACAAAACTGGCCGCCGCCTTGGGAGCCCCAACACTACCGGAGGCGGCTCTACGAGATAATGTCGTCCCCGGTGGTTACCTGCCTCGAGGAACACCGGGTCACCGAGTTGGCGCAGTTGTTTGCCGAGCGGGAAATCAGCGCGGTGGTAATCTTGGATCGCGGCGGCATCCCCCGCGGGATGCTTACGGCGAAGGATCTGGTGCGCCGCGTTCTGGCCGCGGCGGATTTCGAGCACCAGGCCCGCCGACCGGCGGCCGTCTTGATGAACGAGAAACTGGTGCTGCTGCCGCCGGAGGCGCATATCTACGAGGCGTTGCTGGCGATGATGCGCAATAATGTGCGTCACGTCCTGGTAGAGAGCCAGGGGATGCTCTTGGGCATCGTGACGATGGGTGATCTGGTCCGGGCCCAGCACCTGGACGTGCTCCGGACCGTGGACGCCGTCGAACGCGCTCCCAGTATCGAGGGGATAGCCGCGCGCATGCCGGACATCGACCGCGTGGTGGGCGACATGGTGAGCGGCGACGCCTCATCGGAAGAGATCTGTACGCTGGTTACGGAGTTCTACGATCGGGTGACCTGCCAGTTGATCCGGATGGTGGAGGAACAGATGTTCGCCGAGGGCAAGGGCCGCCCGCCGACGAGTTATTGCTGGTTGACAATGGGTAGCGGGGGCCGCCGTGAACAAGTCCTGCGTACCGACCAGGACAACGCCTTGATCTACGACGATCCCCAACCGGGAGAGGAAGAGAAAACGGCGGCCTACTTCCTGGAGTTGGCCGGCCGGGTGGTTTCCGGTTTGGAGCAGTGCGGGTTCCGGCCTTGTCCCGGTCAGGTGATGGCCGGCAACCCGGACTGGTGCAAGCCGATGCGGGACTGGTTCCCGACCTTGAAGAAATGGACCTTGGACCTGAACCCGCAAATGCTAAGGCTGATGAGTATTTTTCTTGATTTTCGCCCGGTATACGGCCAATTCGCCATGGCCCATTCTTTAAGACGCTACTTTTTCCAACGGTTGGAAAAGGCGCCGGTGGTGCTGCATTTCATGGCCCGTGACGCCCTTTCCAGGAAGGTGCCGTTAAACCCGCTCCGGCAGGTGATAACCGAACGGTCCGGCCCCCACAAGGATCAACTGGACCTTAAACGGGCCGTGTTGATCCACGTCGTGGACGCTGTGCGTTTGTTTGCGTTGCGCGACGGCCTCCTGGAGACTTCGACGGTGGGCCGGCTCCGCCAATTGGTTGACAAGGAGGTCCTGCCCAAGGACGACGCCGAGGCCTTTCAGGTGGCCTACGACAGCATTCTGATGCTCCGGCTGCGGTTGAATTTGCGCCGCATGGCCGAAGGGAAAAAACCATCCAACTATGTGAGTCCCCGGAAGCTGACCAGAAGGGAATTGGCGATGGTGAAGGACGCCATGATGGCTGTTTCACGGTTGCAGAAGTTTACGGGCGTGACTTTCCGGGTGGAAGGGTACTAA
- a CDS encoding 3'-5' exonuclease, whose product MSIAANFSGLWRNNSSAVQPGCDDLTPELVQLCSAKPPEDVSLYNIVYSVIDTETTGLRPDTGDEVISAACVRVVAAKIQNDYFYTLVNPEREVPELATTITGITTEGVRGQPVLEKVLPRMLQKMAGGLITGFNIQFDLVFLNNGLKRKCGAILNPAVVLDVLSLCRILKPRARTFGLGAMAREYQISVKDRHNALGDALITARLLLCLLPELEARGVRTLRDLRHFLRYHALY is encoded by the coding sequence GTGAGTATCGCCGCCAATTTCTCCGGCCTTTGGAGAAATAATTCCAGCGCGGTCCAGCCGGGTTGCGACGACCTTACCCCGGAGCTGGTTCAACTGTGCAGCGCCAAGCCGCCCGAAGATGTGTCGCTGTATAACATTGTGTACTCCGTGATTGACACCGAGACCACCGGGTTGCGGCCCGATACCGGGGATGAAGTAATCTCGGCGGCCTGTGTCCGGGTCGTGGCGGCCAAAATCCAAAACGATTATTTCTATACCCTGGTTAATCCTGAACGTGAGGTGCCGGAGTTGGCCACCACGATTACGGGAATCACCACTGAAGGGGTGCGGGGACAGCCGGTGCTGGAAAAGGTGTTACCCCGCATGCTTCAGAAAATGGCCGGGGGGCTCATCACCGGTTTTAACATTCAGTTTGACCTGGTGTTTTTGAATAACGGGTTGAAAAGGAAGTGCGGCGCCATCCTTAATCCGGCGGTGGTGTTGGATGTTTTGTCTTTGTGCCGGATCCTCAAACCCCGCGCCCGGACCTTCGGCCTCGGGGCGATGGCCCGGGAATATCAGATTTCGGTGAAGGACCGGCATAACGCTCTCGGGGACGCCCTGATCACTGCCCGGCTGCTGTTGTGCCTGCTCCCCGAATTGGAGGCGCGGGGGGTGCGGACCCTACGGGATCTACGCCATTTTCTGCGCTACCACGCGTTGTACTAG
- a CDS encoding DVU0298 family protein — MVKDQVRRLLEGRQYDGLLQLAKEDPEVVTHLVAFLDNREGLLRWRAIEGLGHVVAGLSRKDENFGREIIRRFSVDNPASGEIGFSAPEAVGEIIKHQPERYADLVAHFVSPPYRDDVLRRGVIWALGRIGKRNPALVAGGMPILLRALGDPNPEIRGLAAWSLGEIGVQEAASALGDLRGDHQAVTIYEAGKLWQRTVGEVALDALANIRARA, encoded by the coding sequence TTGGTCAAAGACCAAGTACGGCGGTTGCTCGAGGGCCGGCAGTATGATGGGTTACTGCAGTTGGCGAAGGAAGACCCGGAAGTGGTCACGCATTTGGTGGCTTTTCTGGACAATCGGGAGGGCCTTCTGCGCTGGCGGGCCATTGAAGGTTTGGGGCACGTGGTTGCCGGGCTGTCGCGCAAGGACGAGAACTTCGGTCGGGAAATCATCAGGCGTTTTAGCGTGGATAACCCCGCGTCGGGAGAGATCGGCTTTAGTGCACCGGAGGCGGTGGGGGAGATTATCAAACACCAGCCGGAGCGTTATGCCGATCTTGTTGCTCACTTCGTCAGCCCGCCGTATAGAGATGATGTTTTGCGACGCGGGGTGATCTGGGCGTTGGGTAGAATCGGGAAGCGCAATCCTGCATTGGTTGCCGGCGGAATGCCCATCCTGCTCAGGGCCCTGGGGGATCCGAACCCGGAAATCCGAGGCTTGGCGGCTTGGTCCCTTGGGGAAATCGGAGTTCAGGAAGCGGCCTCGGCCCTTGGGGATTTGCGCGGGGACCACCAGGCCGTGACCATCTATGAGGCCGGCAAGCTGTGGCAGCGGACCGTGGGCGAGGTGGCCCTGGACGCCCTGGCGAACATCCGGGCGCGGGCTTAG
- the acs gene encoding acetate--CoA ligase yields MAVKKETIETLLEESRIFHPDEQFTRQANVKNRDIYAEARANPRIFWAMQAERLDWYRKWDQVLDWEPPFAKWFVNGKLNVCYNCVDRHLNSWRKNKAAIIFEGEPGDSRILTYWDLWREVTQFANVLRMLGVRKGDRVAIYLPMIAEAAIAMLACARIGAPHSVVFGGFSAEALRDRINDAGAKLLITADGGWRRGKIVPLKRNADAALKECPSVDKVLVVKRTGQEVPMQEGRDYRYDDLVVGVTVGGPCEEMDSEDMLFILYTSGTTGKPKGVVHTTGGYLTGVSTTHHMVFDVKDRDVFWCTADVGWVTGHSYVVYGPLANGATTVIYEGAPDFPEFDRFWAIIERYGVNIFYTAPTAIRAFMKWGDEWPARRDLSSLRVLGTVGEPINPEAWIWYHKYIGSERCPIVDTWWQTETGMIMISALPGIISTKPGSASVPLPGVEIDVVDKEGNSVMLGKGGFLVIREPWPSMLRTIYGDNERYVREYWGKIPGQTLYFAGDGARRDYHNYFWILGRVDDVINVAGHRLSTMEIESALVDHPWVAESAAIGKAHEMKGQAISVFVTLKGKYFKELKDGSKTRGEFASDLKAHVVKKIGAIARPDDIFLTAELPKTRSGKIMRRLLRDIAEGRALGDTTTLADPAVCRELKEKYESKES; encoded by the coding sequence GTGGCCGTCAAGAAGGAGACTATCGAGACCCTGCTCGAGGAGAGCCGGATATTCCATCCCGACGAGCAGTTCACCCGCCAGGCCAACGTCAAAAACCGGGACATCTACGCCGAGGCCCGGGCGAACCCGCGGATTTTCTGGGCGATGCAGGCCGAGCGTCTGGACTGGTACCGCAAATGGGACCAGGTCCTGGATTGGGAGCCCCCGTTCGCCAAATGGTTCGTGAACGGGAAGCTGAATGTGTGTTACAACTGCGTCGACCGGCACCTCAATTCCTGGCGGAAAAACAAGGCCGCCATCATCTTTGAGGGTGAACCGGGGGATAGTCGAATTCTGACCTACTGGGACCTGTGGCGTGAAGTCACCCAGTTCGCCAACGTGCTGCGCATGTTGGGGGTCCGGAAGGGCGACCGCGTGGCCATCTACCTGCCCATGATCGCCGAGGCGGCCATCGCCATGCTGGCCTGCGCCCGGATCGGCGCGCCCCACAGCGTGGTGTTCGGGGGGTTTTCCGCCGAGGCGCTGCGCGACCGCATTAACGACGCCGGGGCGAAGCTTCTGATTACAGCGGACGGCGGGTGGCGCCGGGGCAAAATCGTGCCCCTGAAGCGGAACGCCGATGCCGCCCTGAAAGAGTGCCCGTCGGTCGACAAGGTCCTGGTGGTCAAACGCACCGGCCAGGAGGTGCCGATGCAGGAAGGGCGCGACTACCGGTACGACGACCTGGTGGTCGGGGTGACCGTGGGCGGGCCCTGCGAGGAAATGGACTCCGAAGACATGCTCTTCATTCTGTACACCAGCGGTACCACCGGCAAGCCCAAGGGTGTGGTCCACACCACCGGCGGCTACCTGACCGGGGTTTCCACCACCCACCACATGGTGTTCGACGTCAAAGACCGCGATGTCTTCTGGTGCACGGCGGACGTCGGCTGGGTGACCGGGCACAGCTACGTGGTGTACGGACCGCTGGCCAACGGGGCGACCACCGTGATTTACGAGGGGGCGCCCGACTTCCCTGAGTTCGACCGCTTCTGGGCGATCATCGAACGCTACGGGGTCAACATTTTCTACACCGCGCCCACGGCCATCCGCGCCTTCATGAAGTGGGGCGACGAGTGGCCCGCCCGGCGCGATCTTTCCAGCCTGCGCGTTTTGGGCACGGTCGGCGAGCCGATCAACCCCGAGGCCTGGATCTGGTACCACAAGTACATTGGGTCCGAACGCTGCCCGATCGTGGACACCTGGTGGCAGACCGAAACCGGGATGATCATGATCAGCGCCCTGCCGGGGATCATCTCCACGAAGCCGGGTTCAGCATCGGTACCGCTTCCGGGCGTGGAGATCGACGTGGTCGACAAGGAAGGAAACTCGGTGATGCTGGGCAAAGGCGGCTTCCTCGTGATCAGGGAGCCCTGGCCGTCAATGCTCCGCACCATCTACGGCGATAACGAACGGTACGTGCGCGAGTATTGGGGCAAGATTCCCGGCCAAACACTGTACTTTGCCGGGGACGGCGCGCGCCGCGACTATCACAATTATTTCTGGATTTTAGGCCGGGTGGACGATGTGATCAACGTGGCCGGACACCGGCTGAGCACGATGGAAATCGAGAGCGCGCTGGTCGACCACCCCTGGGTGGCCGAGTCGGCGGCCATCGGCAAGGCGCACGAAATGAAAGGGCAGGCCATCTCGGTGTTTGTGACCCTAAAAGGGAAGTACTTCAAGGAACTCAAAGACGGATCGAAAACCAGGGGCGAGTTTGCGTCCGACCTCAAGGCCCACGTGGTGAAGAAGATCGGAGCGATCGCCCGGCCGGACGACATCTTCCTGACCGCCGAACTGCCGAAAACCAGGAGCGGCAAGATCATGCGCCGCCTGTTGCGGGATATCGCCGAGGGCCGGGCCTTGGGCGACACCACCACATTGGCCGACCCCGCGGTCTGCCGGGAACTCAAAGAGAAGTACGAGAGCAAGGAATCCTAG
- a CDS encoding cation acetate symporter: protein MADIAWIPLIFVTLLVIATVGLGIWVQRSVRSTADMYVASRAVSVPMNSAAISGEYLSAASLMGIAGMVMKFGYDVLWYPVLYAAGYLFLLLFIASPLRRFGAYTIPDFAEGRYSSAAFRKIAVVFVLTIGLFYTMPQMKGAGVALVNILHTPYWVGVVLVGSVITFNVALGGMKGITFVQAFHYWIKMFAVSVPMFVLFAFVGGYPGQMAQFGNEGEAGKSLPRFHDDHQITYRPVAPANEVVFPDAISGRFAGGAEVIVTTSAALPPGSDPITPADLVASGLPAQTVAREIAGQERTLYVFPAGAEFTTTRPVTVTRNGEPVIVTDPSTRKKKELVVAAKLQLFPVPGEERVVVQYARGEVVPNAPADKTWLEPFGPLTNKYGYPVLYTYSLILAIICGTAGLPHILVRFYTNPDGRTAKRTAFWVLILLGCFYLFPPIFGVMGRNAVPQLYAITGGAYSTDSVILVLPKILNQNMVYLGDILSGITSAGAFAGFMTTFSGLLVSITGALAHDIYGNMLNKKATPRQRIKAFRTAAVLAGCGAMILGTFVENFDINMMVGWAFAIAAASYFPMLIMSVWWRRASAAGAAIGMLVGGISALMAIVSTMLADKQVLPWLAVWYADNPIYRTLAEQPAIWAVPLALFLIFTVSMLTPRGVPHDVHHKMLVLHAPEELGLKDEYIKEETAPKPAR, encoded by the coding sequence GTGGCTGATATCGCCTGGATTCCGCTGATCTTCGTAACGCTTCTGGTTATCGCCACCGTAGGACTGGGAATCTGGGTGCAGCGTTCGGTACGCAGCACCGCCGACATGTACGTCGCCTCCCGCGCGGTAAGTGTGCCGATGAACTCGGCGGCCATTTCCGGTGAGTACCTTTCCGCGGCTTCCCTGATGGGCATCGCCGGCATGGTGATGAAGTTCGGTTACGACGTGCTCTGGTACCCCGTGCTGTACGCGGCCGGCTACCTCTTTCTGCTGCTCTTTATCGCCAGTCCCCTGCGGCGGTTCGGGGCGTACACCATCCCGGACTTCGCCGAGGGCCGCTACTCGAGCGCCGCCTTCCGGAAGATCGCGGTGGTGTTCGTGCTGACCATCGGCCTTTTTTACACCATGCCGCAGATGAAGGGGGCCGGCGTGGCCCTGGTGAATATCCTGCACACCCCTTACTGGGTGGGCGTGGTCCTGGTCGGTTCGGTGATCACCTTCAACGTGGCGCTGGGCGGCATGAAAGGCATCACCTTCGTGCAGGCCTTTCATTACTGGATAAAGATGTTCGCGGTCTCGGTGCCGATGTTCGTCCTGTTTGCCTTCGTGGGCGGCTACCCGGGCCAGATGGCCCAGTTCGGGAACGAGGGTGAAGCGGGGAAATCATTGCCCAGGTTCCACGATGACCACCAGATAACATACCGGCCGGTGGCCCCGGCGAACGAGGTTGTGTTTCCCGATGCCATCTCGGGCCGCTTCGCCGGCGGAGCCGAGGTCATCGTCACCACCTCCGCGGCCCTGCCGCCGGGCAGTGACCCGATCACGCCGGCGGACCTCGTGGCGTCGGGGTTGCCCGCCCAGACGGTGGCCCGGGAAATAGCGGGCCAGGAACGCACGCTCTACGTGTTCCCGGCGGGGGCCGAGTTCACCACCACCCGCCCGGTGACCGTGACCAGAAACGGCGAACCGGTGATCGTCACCGACCCTTCGACCCGCAAGAAGAAGGAACTGGTTGTGGCGGCGAAACTCCAGTTGTTCCCGGTGCCGGGAGAGGAACGGGTGGTCGTGCAGTACGCCCGGGGCGAGGTGGTGCCGAACGCGCCCGCCGACAAGACCTGGCTGGAGCCGTTCGGGCCGCTGACCAACAAGTACGGTTACCCGGTGTTGTACACCTACTCGCTGATCCTGGCCATTATCTGCGGCACCGCCGGGCTGCCCCACATCCTGGTGCGGTTCTACACCAACCCGGACGGCCGGACGGCGAAACGGACCGCCTTTTGGGTGTTGATCCTGCTCGGCTGCTTCTACCTGTTCCCCCCGATATTCGGGGTGATGGGCCGCAATGCCGTACCCCAGCTCTACGCCATCACCGGCGGCGCCTACAGCACGGACTCAGTGATCCTGGTCCTGCCCAAGATCCTGAACCAGAATATGGTCTACCTCGGCGACATACTGTCCGGCATCACCTCGGCGGGTGCTTTCGCCGGGTTTATGACCACCTTCTCGGGGCTCTTGGTTTCGATCACGGGCGCTTTAGCCCACGACATCTACGGGAACATGCTCAATAAGAAGGCCACGCCCAGGCAGCGGATCAAGGCCTTCCGCACGGCGGCCGTCCTGGCCGGCTGTGGGGCGATGATCCTGGGCACGTTCGTGGAGAACTTCGACATCAACATGATGGTGGGCTGGGCGTTCGCGATCGCGGCGGCCTCGTACTTCCCGATGCTGATTATGAGCGTCTGGTGGCGCCGGGCAAGCGCGGCCGGCGCGGCCATCGGGATGCTGGTGGGCGGGATCTCGGCCCTGATGGCGATCGTGTCCACGATGCTGGCCGACAAACAGGTGCTGCCTTGGTTGGCCGTATGGTACGCGGACAACCCGATCTACCGCACCCTGGCGGAACAGCCGGCGATCTGGGCGGTCCCGCTGGCCCTGTTCTTGATCTTTACGGTGTCTATGTTGACCCCCAGGGGGGTGCCGCACGACGTGCACCATAAGATGTTGGTGCTGCACGCACCCGAGGAGCTTGGGCTGAAAGACGAATACATCAAGGAAGAAACCGCGCCGAAGCCGGCCCGGTAG
- a CDS encoding DUF485 domain-containing protein — MGDTPPGTGPGTPANAGGTAPRYEVHSEQYLHLVMSAQLKLSLKCFAIFVVILVGIPLANFYLPEIANTRIWGFTLSWLFLGVLFYPLTWIIARIYVSRSLALEDEIIARATWEEGRMSGG, encoded by the coding sequence ATGGGCGACACGCCTCCGGGTACGGGACCGGGCACCCCCGCGAATGCGGGGGGTACCGCTCCCAGGTATGAGGTGCACAGCGAGCAATACCTGCACCTGGTGATGAGTGCACAGTTGAAGCTGAGTCTGAAGTGTTTTGCCATTTTTGTGGTGATTCTGGTGGGGATTCCACTGGCCAATTTCTACCTGCCCGAGATCGCCAACACCCGTATCTGGGGGTTCACCCTGAGCTGGCTGTTCCTGGGGGTGTTGTTTTATCCCTTGACCTGGATAATCGCCCGCATCTACGTCTCCCGGTCCCTGGCCCTGGAAGACGAAATCATCGCCCGGGCGACATGGGAAGAGGGGAGGATGAGCGGTGGCTGA
- a CDS encoding phenylacetate--CoA ligase yields the protein MIWDRMETLSRDDMKRLQLDRLQSVVRRVCRKVPFYRNRLREMGFRPTGVKSLSDLPKLPFTEKDDLRDNYPYGLFAVPLEKMVRIHASSGTTGRPTVVGYTRKDLGTWSELVARVVVQAGVKPRDVVQICFSYGLFTGGFGLHYGLERVGATVVPASAGNTRRQLRLMQDFNTTALVSTPTYALYIAEVARENGLDPIRLGLRLGLFGSEPWSEGLRQELQTAWGFAATDNYGMSELIGPGVSGECRLQDGLHISEDHFLPEIIDPETGETLPPGVQGELVITTLTKEGLPLLRYRTRDLTTLDYTPCPCGRTTVRMRRVFGRTDDMLIIRGVNVFPSQVEEILMDTAGVGPHYQIIVDRKGYLDEMEVRVELAADYFTGAFRDLETLERNIKERLQSTLNITPKVKLVEYRSLERTEGKTKRVIDRRPV from the coding sequence ATGATCTGGGACAGGATGGAAACGCTGTCGCGGGACGACATGAAGCGCCTCCAGTTGGACCGGCTGCAGTCCGTGGTCCGCCGGGTCTGCCGGAAGGTGCCTTTCTACCGCAACCGCCTGCGGGAAATGGGCTTTAGGCCGACCGGCGTCAAGAGCCTCTCCGACCTGCCGAAGCTGCCGTTCACCGAAAAAGACGACTTGCGCGACAACTACCCGTACGGACTGTTCGCGGTGCCCCTGGAGAAGATGGTGCGGATTCACGCTTCATCGGGCACCACCGGCCGGCCGACCGTGGTGGGCTACACGCGTAAAGATCTCGGCACCTGGTCGGAACTGGTGGCCCGGGTGGTGGTCCAGGCCGGGGTGAAGCCCCGTGACGTCGTCCAGATTTGTTTCAGTTACGGCCTTTTTACCGGGGGTTTCGGCCTGCACTACGGACTGGAACGGGTCGGGGCCACCGTCGTGCCGGCGTCCGCCGGGAATACCCGGCGCCAGCTCCGCCTGATGCAGGACTTCAACACCACCGCGCTGGTTAGTACACCCACTTACGCCCTGTACATCGCCGAGGTGGCCCGCGAGAACGGGTTGGACCCCATCCGGCTGGGGCTCCGGCTGGGCCTTTTCGGTTCCGAGCCCTGGTCGGAGGGCCTGCGCCAGGAACTCCAGACCGCCTGGGGTTTTGCGGCCACCGACAACTACGGCATGAGCGAGCTGATCGGACCGGGCGTGTCCGGTGAGTGCCGGCTTCAAGACGGGCTGCACATCTCGGAAGACCACTTCCTGCCCGAGATCATCGACCCCGAAACCGGCGAGACCCTGCCCCCGGGTGTGCAGGGGGAACTGGTGATCACCACCCTGACCAAGGAGGGCCTGCCGCTCCTTCGCTACCGGACCAGGGATCTGACCACTCTGGATTATACCCCGTGCCCCTGCGGGCGGACCACCGTGCGCATGCGTCGCGTATTCGGGCGGACGGACGACATGCTGATCATCCGCGGGGTGAACGTCTTCCCGTCCCAGGTGGAGGAAATCCTGATGGATACCGCTGGAGTCGGCCCGCATTACCAGATCATTGTGGACCGGAAGGGATACCTGGACGAAATGGAGGTGCGGGTCGAACTGGCCGCCGACTACTTCACCGGGGCCTTTCGCGACCTGGAGACCCTCGAAAGAAACATCAAAGAACGCCTCCAGAGTACCCTGAACATCACCCCGAAAGTCAAGCTGGTGGAGTACCGCTCGCTGGAGCGAACGGAAGGCAAGACCAAACGCGTGATTGACCGCCGGCCGGTCTAG
- a CDS encoding phenylacetate--CoA ligase, translating to MYWNREMECMPAEERKKLQLERLRELVRRVYENVPHYQRVLREAGLRPGDVKSLDDLAHLPFTAKDDLRRTYPFGLFATSLANTVRVHASSGTTGKPVVVGYTRKDIDTWSEVMARTLMCAGVKDDDIIQIAYGYGLFTGGLGVHYGAEKVGATVVPISVGNTKRQIMLMEDFGTTALACTPSYALHLSEVLEETGTDRSRIRLRVGVFGAEPWSPQMAREIEKKLNVVAIDIFGLSEIIGPGVASECLYNTGLHIFDDHFLPEVIDPATGAQLPPGEEGELVITTLTKEAFPLIRYRTRDIATLHVEPCPCGRTHVRMSKVMGRTDDMLIIRGVNVFPSQIESVLLEIGHAEPHYLLVVDRKGPLDHLEVWVEVSERFFRDEVRHLESLGKTIKREIEGTLGIGVEVKLVEPKTIERSQGKAKRVVDKRDLPGKNKPQEG from the coding sequence ATGTACTGGAACCGGGAAATGGAGTGCATGCCGGCCGAGGAGCGCAAGAAACTACAGTTGGAGCGCCTGCGGGAACTGGTGCGCCGCGTCTACGAAAACGTACCGCATTACCAGCGGGTGCTCCGGGAGGCGGGCCTTCGTCCGGGAGACGTGAAGTCCCTGGACGACCTGGCGCACCTGCCCTTCACCGCCAAGGACGACCTGCGCCGGACCTACCCTTTCGGACTGTTTGCCACGTCATTGGCGAACACCGTCCGGGTGCACGCCTCGTCCGGCACCACCGGCAAACCCGTCGTGGTGGGCTACACCCGCAAGGACATCGACACCTGGTCCGAGGTCATGGCCCGGACCCTGATGTGCGCCGGCGTCAAGGACGACGACATCATCCAGATCGCTTACGGATACGGCTTGTTTACCGGGGGATTGGGCGTGCACTACGGCGCCGAGAAAGTAGGCGCCACGGTCGTGCCGATTTCGGTAGGCAACACCAAGCGCCAGATAATGCTGATGGAGGACTTCGGCACCACCGCGCTGGCCTGTACTCCTTCCTACGCGCTGCACCTGTCCGAGGTGCTCGAGGAGACGGGCACCGACCGGTCGCGCATCCGGCTGCGGGTGGGCGTCTTCGGGGCCGAGCCTTGGTCGCCGCAGATGGCCCGGGAGATCGAGAAGAAACTCAACGTCGTCGCCATCGACATCTTCGGCTTAAGCGAGATCATCGGCCCCGGGGTGGCCAGCGAGTGCCTCTACAACACGGGACTGCACATCTTTGACGACCACTTTTTGCCGGAGGTCATCGACCCGGCCACCGGGGCGCAACTGCCGCCGGGCGAGGAAGGCGAACTGGTGATCACCACCCTGACCAAGGAGGCCTTCCCGCTGATCCGCTACCGCACCCGGGACATCGCCACCCTCCACGTCGAGCCCTGTCCCTGCGGCCGGACCCACGTACGGATGTCCAAGGTCATGGGGCGCACCGACGATATGCTCATCATCCGCGGGGTGAACGTCTTCCCGTCCCAGATCGAAAGCGTCCTGCTGGAGATCGGGCACGCCGAGCCGCACTACCTGCTGGTGGTGGACCGCAAGGGCCCGCTGGACCACCTGGAGGTCTGGGTGGAGGTGTCCGAGCGTTTCTTCCGCGACGAGGTGCGGCACCTGGAATCCCTGGGGAAGACCATCAAGCGGGAGATCGAGGGCACGCTGGGCATCGGGGTGGAAGTAAAACTTGTCGAGCCCAAGACCATCGAGCGCAGCCAGGGAAAGGCCAAGCGGGTGGTTGACAAGCGTGACCTTCCCGGGAAGAATAAACCGCAGGAGGGATAA